Proteins encoded in a region of the Zea mays cultivar B73 chromosome 4, Zm-B73-REFERENCE-NAM-5.0, whole genome shotgun sequence genome:
- the LOC100281178 gene encoding Pectinesterase/pectinesterase inhibitor PPE8B precursor has translation MAWASPRGTAPQLLLVLSLLLAAASASLLPLSNNAPPPRLPPAAKAREGGASVSAGLLSTLREALDAVKDVTSIISSFPIGGILGDGGGDLRLSSAVADCLDLLDLSSDEMSWSMSMSTDSSGAGGGRLGTGDARSDLQSWLSGALGNQDTCKEGLDATGSVLGSLVAAGLDAVTSLLADGLGQVAGGDDATAPASSLPPSSSRRGAAPPRWLRARERRLLQMPVGPGGLAVDAVVAQDGSGNFTTVGAAVEAAPAQSAARYVVYVRKGVYRETVEVKKKKWNLMLVGDGMGATVISGRRSYGDGYTTYRSATVAVNGKGFIARDLTFENTAGPAKHQAVALRCDSDLSVFYRCAFEGYQDTLYAHSLRQFYRDCRVAGTVDFVFGNAAAVFQDCALLARRPLPGQKNSVTAQGRLDANMTTGFAFQFCNVSAHPDLLLQQQQQQAQSSNSNGTATTQTYLGRPWKPYSRVVFMQSYIGDVVRPEGWLAWDGDFALDTLYYGEYANTGPGATVAARVKWPGFHVMTSPTEAGNFTVAQFIEGNMWLPPTGVKYTAGLTS, from the exons ATGGCGTGGGCGTCTCCGCGCGGCACAGCACCTCAGCTCCTCCTCGTGCTGTCGCTGCTGCTGGCCGCTGCCAGTGCCTCCCTGCTTCCCCTGAGCAATAATGCGCCCCCGCCGAGACTTCCGCCGGCGGCGAAGGCAAGGGAGGGCGGCGCCTCGGTGTCGGCGGGGCTGCTCTCCACGCTGCGCGAGGCGCTGGACGCGGTCAAGGACGTCACATCCATCATCTCGTCGTTCCCCATCGGCGGCATCCtcggggacggcggcggcgacctCCGCCTGTCGTCCGCCGTCGCCGACTGCCTCGACCTCCTCGACCTCTCCTCCGACGAGATGTCGTGGTCCATGTCCATGTCCACCGACTCGAGCGGGGCGGGCGGCGGCCGCCTCGGCACCGGCGACGCCCGGTCCGACCTGCAGTCCTGGCTGAGCGGCGCGCTCGGGAACCAGGACACCTGCAAGGAAGGCCTGGACGCGACCGGCTCCGTGCTGGGCTCGCTGGTTGCCGCGGGGCTGGACGCCGTCACGTCGCTTCTGGCCGACGGCCTCGGCCAGGTCGCCGGCGGCGACGACGCGACCGCTCCGGCGTCGTCGTTGCCGCCCTCCTCCTCCCGCCGCGGCGCCGCCCCGCCGCGGTGGCTGCGCGCGAGGGAGCGGCGGCTGCTGCAGATGCCTGTGGGGCCCGGAGGCCTGGCGGTGGACGCCGTGGTGGCGCAGGACGGGAGCGGCAACTTCACGACGGTGGGCGCGGCCGTGGAGGCGGCGCCCGCGCAGAGCGCGGCGCGGTACGTGGTGTACGTGAGGAAGGGCGTGTACAGGGAGACGGTGGAGGTGAAGAAGAAGAAGTGGAACCTGATGCTGGTCGGCGACGGCATGGGCGCCACGGTCATCTCCGGCCGCCGCAGCTACGGCGACGGCTACACCACCTATCGCAGCGCCACCGTCG CTGTGAACGGCAAGGGCTTCATCGCGCGGGACCTGACGTTCGAGAACACGGCGGGGCCGGCGAAGCACCAGGCCGTGGCGCTGCGGTGCGACTCGGACCTCTCCGTCTTCTACCGCTGCGCCTTCGAGGGGTACCAGGACACGCTGTACGCGCACTCGCTGCGCCAGTTCTACCGCGACTGCCGCGTCGCGGGCACCGTCGACTTCGTCTTCGGCAACGCCGCCGCCGTGTTCCAGGACTGCGCGCTCCTCGCGCGCCGCCCGCTGCCCGGCCAGAAGAACTCCGTCACCGCGCAGGGCCGCCTCGACGCCAACATGACCACGGGCTTCGCCTTCCAGTTCTGCAACGTCTCCGCCCACCCCGACCTCCtcctgcagcagcagcagcagcaggcccagtCCAGCAACAGCAACGGGACCGCGACCACGCAGACGTACCTCGGCCGGCCCTGGAAGCCCTACTCCCGGGTGGTGTTCATGCAGTCGTACATCGGCGACGTGGTGCGCCCCGAGGGCTGGCTCGCGTGGGACGGGGACTTCGCGCTCGACACGCTCTACTACGGGGAGTACGCCAACACCGGCCCCGGCGCCACCGTCGCCGCGCGGGTCAAGTGGCCCGGCTTCCACGTTATGACCAGCCCCACCGAGGCCGGCAACTTCACCGTCGCGCAgttcatcgagggcaacatgtggTTGCCGCCCACCGGCGTCAAGTACACCGCCGGACTCACGTCCTGA